A stretch of DNA from Endozoicomonas sp. 8E:
ATGACCTTGCGGGTCAATGAGCGGCATTTAAAGCGTGATCGATACCTGAAAAAGTTACTGGATGACTGCATCCAGGCTTCGTCTTCTCTGGTATCCCCCCAGGCAATAACCCTGACCCGGGCCCTCCCGGTGGATCAGCTGCCCGGCTTTTCGGACGGTGTGGTCAGTGTTCAGGATGAATCCGCTCAGCTTTCCGGAAACCTGCTGCCTGTTAAAGAAGGTGATAAGGTTCTCGATGCCTGCTGTGCTCCGGGAGGCAAAACCTGCCAGCTGCTAGAAATGTTTCCGAGTATTGAACTCGATGCTCTGGATATAGATGAGAAACGACTGGCTCGTGTGCAGGAAAATCTGGATCGTATTGGCCTGAAAGCCCGGCTCATGACCGGTGACGCTACTCAGCCCGAGCAGTGGTGGGATGGACAGAGTTACGATCATATTCTGCTGGACGCTCCCTGCTCAGCAACCGGTGTCATCCGCCGCCATCCGGATATTAAACTGCTTCGCAAACCCGAAGACATTGACGCATTGGCCGAGCTTCAAGGCAAGATTCTTAATACCATGTGGTCATTGCTGAAACCCGGTGGCACACTGCTCTATGCAACCTGTTCTATCATGCCTGCTGAAAACAGCAAACAGATTGCCGCTTTCCTCGAACATCAGGAAGATGCCGAACTGCAACCCCTTCCGGGAGAATGGGGACTGGATACTGGCTTTGGCCGACAGATTCTACCCGGTTCAGGTGACGGCTTTTTCTACAGCCTGCTGAAAAAAGTGGACAATGATTCTGACGAAACCGTTGAACGCTCTGAGCAGACAAACAGCCTTCAGCCAATAAAAAGCCATCAGGAAAGTCTATGAAAATCATCATTCTCGGTGCCGGACAAGTAGGCGGAACCCTGGCTGAAAACCTGGCCAATGAAGAGAACGACATCACGGTTGTGGATGCCAACGGAGAGCTTCTCAGAGAGTTGCAGGATCGTATTGATATCCGGACTATTCAGGGTATGGCCTCGTTCCCCTCTGTACTCAAACAGGCCGGTGCTGATGATGCCGACATGCTGGTGGCGGTAACCAACAGCGACGAAGTGAACATGGTGGCCTGCCAGATTGCCTATACCCTCTTTCACACACCTTCCAAGATTGCCCGTATTCGCCAGGCGGCTTACCTGAACAGGGAAAACCTGTTTGGCGATGATGCCATGCCCATCGACGTATTGATCAGCCCCGAGCAGGTGGTGACCAACTACATTCGACGCCTTCTTGAACGCCCCGGTGCCCTTCAGGTTCTCGACTTTGCCGATGGCCGTGCCCAGCTGGTGGCCATGAGAGCTTATTATGGCGGTCCATTGGTCGGCCAGGAGTTGCGCTACCTGCGTGAACATATGCCTAACGTTGACACCCGTGTGGCTGCCATTTTCCGCCGTGGTAAGGCCATCATGCCCAAGGGGACCACCGTGATCGAGGCCGACGATGAAGTGTTCTTCATCGCCGACCGCTGTCATATCCGGGCTGTCATGAGTGAACTGCAGAGGCTTGATGATGATTACAAACGTATCATCATTGCCGGTGGCGGTAACATTGGTTTGCGCCTCGCCCAGTCGGCTGAAAATGATTTCAAGGTAAAAATCATTGAGCAGAATATGGAGCGCTGTCAGTTCCTGTCTGAGACTCTGATCAAAGCCATGGTTTTCAACGGCAATGCATCCGATAAAGAGCTGCTGATTTCTGAAAACATCGAAGAGACGGATGTCTTTTGTGCCCTGACCAACGATGATGAAGCCAACGTCATGGCCGCTATGCTGGCCAAACGACTGGGCGCCCGAAAAGTCATGGCCCTGATCAATAATCCTGCTTACGTTGATCTGGTCCAGGGCGGCGAAATTGATATTGCGATTTCTCCACAGCAGGCCACCATCGGCAGTCTTCTCAAACACGTACGAAGAGGGGATGTTGTCAATGTTCACTCACTTCGTCGTGGTGCAGCAGAAGCCATTGAAGCCATTGCTCATGGCGATGAAAATTCATCCAGAGTCGTCGGTAAAACGGTTCAGCAGGTCGAGCTGCCCCCCGGAACAACCATCGGAGCCATAGTCAGAAACGATGAAGTGTTGATTGCACACGACACAACCCGTATACAGTCCGGGGATCATATCATTCTGTTCCTGACCAACAAGAAACGTATTCACGAAGTAGAACAACTGTTTCAGGTTGGACTGGGGTTCTTTTAAACGATACATTTCGACATCAGAGTCAGCGGTTTATTTTTTACCCGACTTGAAAAATGACACCCATGACTGGAGGTATTACCACATCTGGGGGGTCCGATGGGGTAGTACCAGTCTTGTGTACTTATTGATAATTGAATCAGACGGCATGGCCGTTGTCTGTATAACTAGAAAAACAGGGTCTTATGCAGTTTTCTGTCGTTTTGCCCGTCCTGGGTATTCTCTTGATGCTATTCAGCTTCTCCAGTCTTCCGCCTCTGGCAGTGGCGATGATCTATGGGGAATCTGAAATTTCACTGTTTTTATATACTTTTTTTCTGACTTTTCTTATTGGTTTCTTATTCTGGTTTCCCTTTAGAAAAATTAAATCGGACCTTCGCCCCCGCGACGGCTTTATTATCACCGTTCTTTTCTGGGTGGTCCTGGGAGGCATGGGTTCCCTGCCACTTTTATTAATGACAGACCCAGAACTCAGTGTCACTGATGCCGTATTCGAGTCCATGTCGGGCCTGACCACCACTGGCGCTACAATACTGACGGGCATCGATCACCTGCCCAAATCGATCCTCTTTTATCGCCAGCAACTTCAGTGGCTGGGAGGCATGGGTATCATTGTTCTGGCTGTCGCTATAATGCCCATGCTGGGAGTCGGTGGGATGCAGCTGTATCGGACAGAAACGCCGGGACCGATAAAGGACAACAAACTGACGCCCCGAATTAAGGAAACCGCGAAAGCACTCTGGCTTCTCTACCTGACATTAACGGCAGTGTGTGCACTGGGCTACTGGCTGGCAGGTATGAACCTTTTTGATGCCGTGAGCCACAGCTTTTCCACCATAGCCATTGGTGGATTCTCAACCCATGATGCCAGTATTGGCTATTTTGAATCACCACTGATTAATGCCACGGCTACCTTCTTTATGCTGGTAGCCGGTGTTAACTTTGCCCTCCACTTTTTCGCCTGGCGCAACAAATCTACTTACCATTACTGGAAAGACCCCGAGTTTCGCACTTACTTGCTGATCCTTCTGGTGGTTTCATTGATTACGGTGGCAGGCCTCTACCTCTCTGCCACTTATGATCTGGCAAACTCCCTTGATTACGGTATTTTTGAAGTGGTTTCTGCTGCCACGACCACCGGTTATGCCACCAGCGGTTTCTCAGCCTGGCCAACATTCCTGCCACTCCTTCTCTTTATGACCAGTTTTATCGGGGGATGTGCTGGCTCGACGGCAGGAGGGATTAAGGTGATTCGTGTGCTGCTGATCTTCAAACAGGGAGTAAGAGAACTTCGTCGTCTGGTTCATCCTAACGCTGTTTACTCCATCAAACTGGGTGGCAAGGCTGTTCACAGTCGAGTCGGTGAGGCGGTCTGGGGGTTCTTTGCCACCTATGTATTCCTGTTTGCGGTTATGATACTGGCTGTGATGGCAACAGGTGTTGATTTGACTACCGCTTTTTCTACCGTCGCTTCCAGCATGAATAACCTGGGCCCCGCTCTGGGAGAAGCCGCCGAAAACTACAGCACGCTCCCTGATACAGCAAAATGGATTCTCTGTTTTGCCATGCTGCTGGGTCGTCTGGAAATCTTCACGCTGCTGGTACTGTTCACACCCACATTCTGGAAATACTGAAACGAGAAAAGTTATTCACAATAGCTAACAGCTTATCCACATTTTCTTCAGAACTCCATGATCCTGTCCCGTGGAGTTTTCCGGATATTATTGCTCTCTTATACACAAGGACCTCATTTCCAGAGGGATACAACGGTATCCGCTCAAGAGCCAAAACGTTATAATCCGCTGCTGTTTCCAGAAAATTAAAGCCTAATTTGAGCCTCCATGAGGTAGTACTGTGACTTCTCAAAGCACGCCTGATATCAAGACATTCCAGGGCCTTATTTTGGCCCTTCAGCAGTTCTGGGCTCGCCAGGGCTGTGTCATTATGCAGCCGCTGGACATGGAAGTGGGTGCAGGCACCTTCCATCCAGCGACGTTCCTTCGCGCTATCGGTCCGGAAAACTGGAATTCTGCCTATGTGCAGCCCAGCCGTCGTCCAACGGATGGTCGTTATGGTGAGAACCCAAACCGTCTTCAGCACTACTATCAGTTCCAGGTGGTGATGAAACCTTCTCCGGATAACATTCAGGAACTTTACCTGGACTCCCTGAAAGAGCTGGGCATTGATCCCCTGGTTCATGACCTTCGCTTTGTAGAAGACAACTGGGAATCCCCCACACTGGGCGCCTGGGGTCTGGGATGGGAGGTTTGGATGAATGGCATGGAAGTCACACAGTTCACCTACTTCCAGCAAGTGGGTGGTATTGAGTGCTATCCGGTGACTGGCGAGATCACCTACGGCCTTGAGCGTCTGGCCATGTATATTCAGGGTGTTGATAACGTCTACGATCTGGTTTGGACTGAAGGCCCACAGGGCATAGTATCTTATGGCGACGTCTTCCATCAGCAGGAAGTAGAGATGTCTACGTTCAACTTTGAACAGGCTGACACTCAGGAACTGTTCCATCAGTTCGATTTTTATGAAGGTGAATCCATACGTCTGGTCGAGGCTGGATTGCCTCTGCCTGCCTACGAGTATGTCCTGAAAGCTTCCCATACATTCAACCTTCTGGACGCCCGGCACGCCATCTCGGTGACAGAGCGTCAGCGCTTTATTCTGCGAGTCAGAACGCTCGCCAGAGCTGTAGCCAAAGCCTACTTTGACGCTCGCCATAACCTCGGCTTCCCACTGGCCAGTGAAGATATCCGTGAAGAAGTTCTGGCCAGTCTGAAAGCCAGCAAGACACAGGAGAAGAAGTAATGATTCAGAAAGATTTCCTGGTCGAGCTGGGAACAGAAGAGCTGCCTCCAAAAGCGCTTAAAAGCCTTTCCAAGGCTTTCACCCAGGGCATTGTTGATCGCCTGAAGAGTGCTCAACTGTCTTTTGACAGTTATGAAGCCTTTGCCGCACCTCGTCGTCTGGCTTTGCTGATAAAAGGACTGGAAACGGCTCAGCCTGATCAGCAGCTTGAGCGCCGCGGCCCTGCGATAAAGGCCGCCTTCGACGCAGAAGGCAAGGCCACCAAAGCCGCCGAAGGTTTTGCCCGTTCTAACGGAGTATCTGTTGATCAGCTGGAAAAGTTGGAAACCGATAAAGGTGGCTGGCTTGTCTACCGTGGAGTTCAGCAGGGTTCCGAAACCATTCAACTACTGCCAGACATGGTCAGTCAGTCTCTGAATGAACTGCCTATTCCCAAGCGAATGCGTTGGGGCGCAAAACGCACCGAGTTTGTTCGCCCTGTCCACTGGTTAGTCATGCTGATGGGTGACAAGGTAGTC
This window harbors:
- the trkA gene encoding Trk system potassium transporter TrkA, with the protein product MKIIILGAGQVGGTLAENLANEENDITVVDANGELLRELQDRIDIRTIQGMASFPSVLKQAGADDADMLVAVTNSDEVNMVACQIAYTLFHTPSKIARIRQAAYLNRENLFGDDAMPIDVLISPEQVVTNYIRRLLERPGALQVLDFADGRAQLVAMRAYYGGPLVGQELRYLREHMPNVDTRVAAIFRRGKAIMPKGTTVIEADDEVFFIADRCHIRAVMSELQRLDDDYKRIIIAGGGNIGLRLAQSAENDFKVKIIEQNMERCQFLSETLIKAMVFNGNASDKELLISENIEETDVFCALTNDDEANVMAAMLAKRLGARKVMALINNPAYVDLVQGGEIDIAISPQQATIGSLLKHVRRGDVVNVHSLRRGAAEAIEAIAHGDENSSRVVGKTVQQVELPPGTTIGAIVRNDEVLIAHDTTRIQSGDHIILFLTNKKRIHEVEQLFQVGLGFF
- the glyQ gene encoding glycine--tRNA ligase subunit alpha, which produces MTSQSTPDIKTFQGLILALQQFWARQGCVIMQPLDMEVGAGTFHPATFLRAIGPENWNSAYVQPSRRPTDGRYGENPNRLQHYYQFQVVMKPSPDNIQELYLDSLKELGIDPLVHDLRFVEDNWESPTLGAWGLGWEVWMNGMEVTQFTYFQQVGGIECYPVTGEITYGLERLAMYIQGVDNVYDLVWTEGPQGIVSYGDVFHQQEVEMSTFNFEQADTQELFHQFDFYEGESIRLVEAGLPLPAYEYVLKASHTFNLLDARHAISVTERQRFILRVRTLARAVAKAYFDARHNLGFPLASEDIREEVLASLKASKTQEKK
- a CDS encoding TrkH family potassium uptake protein, coding for MQFSVVLPVLGILLMLFSFSSLPPLAVAMIYGESEISLFLYTFFLTFLIGFLFWFPFRKIKSDLRPRDGFIITVLFWVVLGGMGSLPLLLMTDPELSVTDAVFESMSGLTTTGATILTGIDHLPKSILFYRQQLQWLGGMGIIVLAVAIMPMLGVGGMQLYRTETPGPIKDNKLTPRIKETAKALWLLYLTLTAVCALGYWLAGMNLFDAVSHSFSTIAIGGFSTHDASIGYFESPLINATATFFMLVAGVNFALHFFAWRNKSTYHYWKDPEFRTYLLILLVVSLITVAGLYLSATYDLANSLDYGIFEVVSAATTTGYATSGFSAWPTFLPLLLFMTSFIGGCAGSTAGGIKVIRVLLIFKQGVRELRRLVHPNAVYSIKLGGKAVHSRVGEAVWGFFATYVFLFAVMILAVMATGVDLTTAFSTVASSMNNLGPALGEAAENYSTLPDTAKWILCFAMLLGRLEIFTLLVLFTPTFWKY
- the rsmB gene encoding 16S rRNA (cytosine(967)-C(5))-methyltransferase RsmB, with protein sequence MAKQSSVRLAAAKVISRVVSGESLSQVLPEYQEGLRKKDQPLLAELSYGTLRYYFRLENWLSSLMDKPLKSKEQTIHSLILVGLYQLFYTRIPAHAAIGETVQVTRMIGKAWARGLVNGVLRSAQRQEETLNALAESNDICLTAHPQWLVGKIRKAWPGHWQDITRANNQSPPMTLRVNERHLKRDRYLKKLLDDCIQASSSLVSPQAITLTRALPVDQLPGFSDGVVSVQDESAQLSGNLLPVKEGDKVLDACCAPGGKTCQLLEMFPSIELDALDIDEKRLARVQENLDRIGLKARLMTGDATQPEQWWDGQSYDHILLDAPCSATGVIRRHPDIKLLRKPEDIDALAELQGKILNTMWSLLKPGGTLLYATCSIMPAENSKQIAAFLEHQEDAELQPLPGEWGLDTGFGRQILPGSGDGFFYSLLKKVDNDSDETVERSEQTNSLQPIKSHQESL